The window GGTAGGATTTTTATTTCCTTTAGGAATATTTATGACAGCACTACTTTATATATCTATGGTAAAAATTATAAGACTTAAATTTACACCAGTATATGCATCATTTACATTCCCACTTGCAATAGGATCTACAGCAATTTTAAAATATTCTAAGTATATTGCAAGTATTGACCAAAGTAGAGGAATTTTCTGGTATAACTTTGGTGTAGCAGCAACAACTTTAGCAGTATTTTTTATAACAATTATATTTGTAAGAATAGTAAGAATAGTAATAAATCAAGTAAAAGAAATAAGAGGAAGCTTATAAAGCTTCCTCTTTTTTTTATAGTTATGTGTTATAATATATAAAAAAGTTTAGGAGGGAAATAATGTACGGTCTATCAGAAACTGATTTTTTTCAAATAATTGATATTTTAAAAAAATATAAAGAAAAAATAAAATGGGTAAAAATTTTTGGTTCTAGAGCCAGAGAAGATTATAAAAAAACTTCAGACATAGATTTAGCAATAAATTTTAGAGTGGAAAATATTCTTAATTTTGTAAAAGAAGATTTCTATGAATCAAATTTAAAATATACGGTAGATATTATAGAATATAATGATAAAATTGGAGAAAATATAAAAAAAAATATAGATAAAGATGGAATCTTAATATATAAAACTAATGATTTGGGGGAAATTCTAATGAATGAAAATAAATTGAAATATAAGCTTGAAGATTTTAGAAAAGCTCTTAATAAATTAAATATTGCTTTAGAAAAAGATGCTCATTTAGATGAGTTGTATTTAGATGGAACTATTCAAAGATTTGAATTTGTATACGAATTAAGTTGGAAACTTATGAAAAGTTATTTAGAGTATCAAGGAGTAGAAGTTGTTAGTCCAAGAGAAACTTTTAGAGAGGGATTTAAAGAGGGCTTAATTGAGGATGCTTCAGAGTGGATAAATCTTATGTTAAATAGAAATAGAACTTCTCATACATATAATGAGGAAACAGCTTGGGATATATATGATAAAATTAAATTAGAATATATAAATTTATTTAATAAATTTGAAACTATTATGATAGAGAAAATAAAGTAAAGAGGAAGCTTATAAAGCTTCCTCTTTTTTATAGTTATATAGTTCTTTCTAAAGTTTCAATAATATTTATTTTTCCTTCAATTAAATACTCTGTTGTAGGTAAAAAATGAATATCTCTATCATGACATTTCTCCCACTGAACATCGCCTTTCCAATACTCTTTTAAGCTGTCTGATATAGATTTAAAATCAGATTTTCTAATTTCAGAGATTATATCAGCATTGTGCTTTGATAGAGTGTACTTTTGAGATGTATCTACAGAGACCTTACAAATAGTGCCTTTCCAACCGTACATCTTAGTAGCTGCTAAAAGATCTGTAAGCTTTTCAAAAGCAAATTGAGCTCCACATCTAGATGGAAGATTGGGGAAAAATTTAGAACGAAATTTTTCTAATTCTTGCTCAGCTTCAATATGTACTAAGTCATCTCTTAAAAAAGCTGGAAATTGATTTAAATTAAAATTTAGTATATAGTTAATTTTATCCTCTTTACTTTGAAGATTGTAGTGAAAGTCGTCAATTAAATTAATTAAATAAAGTTGATTTTTTATAACTTCGCCAGTATTAGCAACAGTTATTAAAGCCATAATTGTACCTCCGTTGTTTCTTATAAAAAAAGACTCTAATAATAAGAGTCTTTTTTTCATTTGGTTTTTTTGGAAAAAGTTTTAAAAATTTCTTACCGTAGTTGAATTATAGTTCAAATTTTGCTAAAAGTCAAGAAAAAATTGAACCACGATTCAAATTTTTTATTTTATTTTTGTAAAAGGAATAAAATTAAAATATCAGTAAGAACTTTAAAAGGGTACAAAAGGGGGATTTTACATTGAGTTCATTAAAAACTATAGCTATATTCTGGGCTATATCTATACTTAGTTTTTCTCAAAATGGGATTATAAAATTAGAAGATTCAGTTATTGTTTCAACTAGTGGTTTTGAAACGCCTCTTCTTTCAGAGAATAAAAATGTTATAATTTTATTTAAAGAGCAGATTGATAATGGGAATTATAAAAATTTAGAAGAGGTTTTAAGAGGAGTTCCAAATGTTATTATACAAGATACATACTTTGGTCCAAGAGTTGATATAAGAGGAAATGGAGAGAAGTCAATAACGAAAGTTAAGGTGTTGTGTGACGGAGTGAGTTTAAATCCCATTGATGAGTCAATGGGAACTTTACCTATAAATACGATACCTTTAAACTCTATTGAAAAAATAGAAGTAATACCTGGAGGAGGAAGTGTTTTAAATGGTTCAGGAAGTTCAGGTGGAGTTATAAATATAATAACTAAATCCTCTTTAAAAAAGGATTTTTTAGTTTTAGAAAGTGGTTTAAAATCTTATAATTTTAGAGATGAAGCAATATCTTTAGGACAAAATTTAACAGAAAATTTATATACAAATTTCAATTATAACTATCTAAAAGGAGATGGTTATAGAGATGGAGATTCTC of the Cetobacterium sp. NK01 genome contains:
- a CDS encoding HI0074 family nucleotidyltransferase substrate-binding subunit, with translation MYGLSETDFFQIIDILKKYKEKIKWVKIFGSRAREDYKKTSDIDLAINFRVENILNFVKEDFYESNLKYTVDIIEYNDKIGENIKKNIDKDGILIYKTNDLGEILMNENKLKYKLEDFRKALNKLNIALEKDAHLDELYLDGTIQRFEFVYELSWKLMKSYLEYQGVEVVSPRETFREGFKEGLIEDASEWINLMLNRNRTSHTYNEETAWDIYDKIKLEYINLFNKFETIMIEKIK